One window of Nostoc sp. C052 genomic DNA carries:
- a CDS encoding pentapeptide repeat-containing protein: MSFIKTNGHTTLLAFISVIFILSFTLIFSFFENIQELSTQEKIEYITQALTTIAIIIGGLALIINAYYTSRLSLDENHSLLTQLLAGTLAWDHNIGNGINHSQITPQEIVPERFSKAIEQLGNEKIETRFAAIYALERIAKDSPKDHWTIMEILAAFIRENASANQEYEDESRQSSKLPTDIQTALTVIGRRDSSKDPINQKLDLRNTDLSNADLTEANLSRAMLVGANLQWVNFTRVNLSEADLSVTYLCGSVLYEANLQKAILPEANLQGVVLRKANLSQAILYDANLEGAVLCDANLAGAVLCDANLEGAILCDANLEEVNLEGSNLQDANLIGSNLQRAKLAGANLDSALLSTANLQEANFQEANLCGANLSGSENVESQQIEEAIGDRTTILPENLKIPQHWR, from the coding sequence ATGTCTTTCATAAAGACCAATGGACACACGACTTTGTTGGCATTTATCTCAGTTATATTTATTTTATCATTCACTCTAATTTTCTCATTTTTTGAAAATATTCAAGAATTGTCAACTCAAGAAAAAATCGAATACATTACTCAAGCATTAACAACTATTGCCATCATTATTGGGGGATTGGCATTAATTATTAATGCTTACTATACCTCCAGACTCTCTTTGGATGAGAATCACAGTCTGTTAACCCAACTTTTGGCTGGAACACTAGCTTGGGATCACAATATTGGAAATGGTATCAATCATAGTCAAATAACTCCACAAGAAATTGTTCCCGAACGCTTTTCTAAAGCAATTGAACAATTGGGAAATGAAAAGATTGAAACGCGATTTGCGGCAATTTATGCTTTAGAACGAATTGCCAAAGATTCTCCAAAAGACCATTGGACAATCATGGAAATTCTCGCTGCTTTTATCCGTGAGAACGCCTCGGCGAATCAGGAATATGAGGACGAGTCAAGGCAATCATCCAAACTTCCTACAGATATTCAAACAGCTTTAACTGTTATTGGACGACGCGATTCATCCAAAGATCCAATCAATCAGAAACTCGATTTACGCAATACAGACTTGAGTAATGCAGATTTAACAGAAGCTAACCTCTCAAGGGCGATGCTTGTCGGAGCTAACTTGCAATGGGTCAATTTTACACGAGTCAACCTCTCAGAAGCAGACTTATCAGTAACCTATCTTTGTGGTTCAGTCCTCTATGAAGCCAATCTGCAAAAAGCCATCCTCCCAGAAGCCAATCTCCAAGGCGTAGTCCTCAGAAAAGCGAACCTTTCTCAAGCAATCCTTTATGATGCCAATTTGGAAGGTGCAGTTCTTTGTGATGCCAATTTGGCAGGTGCAGTTCTTTGTGACGCTAACTTGGAAGGTGCAATTCTTTGTGATGCTAACTTAGAAGAAGTCAACCTTGAGGGTAGCAATCTCCAAGATGCAAACTTGATTGGCAGTAACTTGCAAAGGGCAAAACTGGCTGGAGCTAATTTAGACAGTGCATTACTGAGTACAGCTAACCTCCAAGAAGCTAACTTCCAAGAAGCTAACCTCTGTGGAGCAAACTTGAGCGGTTCGGAGAATGTAGAATCACAGCAGATTGAAGAAGCAATTGGCGATCGCACAACCATCCTACCGGAAAATCTGAAAATACCCCAGCACTGGCGATAA
- a CDS encoding IS1 family transposase (programmed frameshift), translating into MQCPYCGSTEIRKNGKRKGKQNHICTHCNRQFIDVYDQPKGYSEELKQECLKMYLNGMGFRGIERVKGVHHTTIIYWVKQLGEKLPDVPKEDMIPEVAELDELETFIGSKKTKFWLWTAVNHFTQGILAWVLGDHSSETFKPLWEIVEQWKSYFYVTDGWKVYPSFIPDGDQIVSKTYMTRVENENTRLRHYLARLHRKTLCYSKSEQMLRYSIKLLLHYLKYKIVPT; encoded by the exons GTGCAATGTCCATACTGCGGCTCTACAGAAATCAGAAAGAATGGGAAACGTAAAGGTAAACAAAATCACATTTGTACTCATTGCAATCGCCAATTTATTGATGTATACGATCAGCCAAAAGGATATTCAGAAGAACTAAAACAAGAATGCTTAAAAATGTACCTTAACGGTATGGGTTTTCGTGGTATTGAACGAGTTAAAGGCGTACACCATACTACGATCATCTATTGGGTCAAACAACTAGGAGAGAAGCTGCCAGATGTACCAAAAGAAGATATGATTCCAGAAGTTGCAGAACTGGATGAATTAGAGACATTCATCGGCTCAAAAAAAACAAAAT TTTGGTTGTGGACAGCAGTAAATCACTTTACTCAAGGTATTTTAGCTTGGGTTTTAGGAGACCATAGTTCTGAAACTTTTAAGCCACTTTGGGAAATTGTTGAACAGTGGAAAAGCTATTTTTATGTGACCGATGGCTGGAAGGTTTACCCAAGTTTTATCCCCGATGGAGACCAAATTGTGAGTAAAACATATATGACACGGGTGGAAAATGAAAATACTCGGTTACGTCATTATCTTGCACGCCTTCACCGCAAAACTTTATGCTATTCCAAATCAGAACAAATGCTGAGATACTCGATTAAATTATTACTTCATTATTTGAAGTATAAAATTGTACCAACATAA
- a CDS encoding YifB family Mg chelatase-like AAA ATPase — translation MLARVWSASIVGIDAVKVGVEVDVSGGLPGIVVLGLPDSAIQESRERVKATLKNTGFAFPMRKIVINLTPADLRKEGPCFDLPISVGILAASEQVSADLLGDYLFLGEVSLDGSLRPVAGVLPIAAAAQKMGIAGLVLPADNAQEAVVVEGLAVYGCKHLSEVVDFLNNPGRYKPVQIDSTTQTTTVSYPGTDLHDVKGQAHGRRALEIAAAGGHNLIFVGPPGSGKTMLARRLPGILPPLSFAESLEVTRIHSVAGLLKNRGSLVRDRPFRSPHHSASGPSLVGGGSFPRPGEISLSHRGVLFLDELTEFKRDVLEFLRQPLEDGYVTISRTKLSVMFPAQFTLVASTNPCPCGYYGDTIQQCTCSPRQREQYWAKLSGPLMDRIDLQVAVNRLKPEEITQQPTGETSTSVRERVQQASDRAITRFQGEVNLRCNAHLQSRHLQKWCKLDDPSRNLLEAAIRKLGLSARASDRILKVARTIADLAGEDELKTNHVAEAIQYRTIDRMQ, via the coding sequence ATGCTTGCTAGAGTCTGGAGTGCATCAATTGTGGGCATCGATGCCGTCAAAGTAGGCGTAGAAGTCGATGTGTCAGGCGGATTACCGGGAATTGTTGTCTTGGGACTACCAGATTCAGCAATTCAAGAATCGAGAGAAAGAGTCAAAGCAACTTTGAAAAATACCGGCTTTGCCTTTCCGATGCGAAAAATAGTCATTAATTTAACTCCGGCAGATTTACGCAAAGAAGGCCCTTGTTTCGACTTACCCATTAGTGTCGGAATTTTAGCGGCTTCTGAGCAAGTTAGCGCTGATTTGTTGGGGGATTATCTATTTTTGGGTGAAGTCTCTCTAGATGGCAGTTTGCGTCCGGTGGCTGGTGTCTTACCCATCGCCGCCGCAGCCCAAAAGATGGGAATCGCAGGTTTAGTTCTCCCTGCTGATAATGCCCAAGAAGCGGTAGTGGTTGAAGGCTTGGCTGTTTATGGCTGCAAGCATTTGTCTGAGGTGGTGGATTTTTTAAATAATCCGGGGCGTTACAAACCTGTGCAGATAGATAGTACAACACAGACAACAACAGTATCCTACCCTGGCACAGATTTGCATGATGTAAAAGGACAAGCTCATGGGCGTCGTGCTTTAGAAATTGCTGCGGCTGGTGGGCATAATCTAATTTTTGTCGGGCCGCCTGGTAGTGGTAAAACTATGCTAGCAAGACGCTTACCAGGAATTTTACCGCCGTTGAGTTTTGCCGAATCTTTGGAAGTGACTCGCATTCATTCGGTAGCTGGTTTATTGAAAAATCGTGGTTCATTAGTACGCGATCGCCCTTTTCGCAGTCCCCATCACTCTGCATCCGGGCCTTCTCTGGTGGGTGGTGGTAGCTTCCCTCGTCCTGGAGAAATCTCACTATCTCACAGAGGTGTACTTTTTTTGGATGAGTTAACAGAATTTAAACGAGATGTGTTGGAATTTCTGCGTCAACCTCTAGAAGATGGCTACGTCACAATTTCCCGCACCAAATTATCGGTAATGTTTCCCGCGCAGTTTACTTTGGTGGCAAGTACTAATCCCTGTCCTTGCGGTTACTATGGCGATACCATCCAACAATGTACTTGTTCTCCCCGCCAACGCGAGCAATATTGGGCAAAACTTTCTGGGCCGTTGATGGATCGAATTGATTTACAAGTTGCAGTGAATCGCTTGAAACCAGAAGAAATTACCCAACAACCAACAGGAGAAACATCAACATCAGTACGCGAACGGGTTCAACAAGCAAGCGATCGCGCCATTACCCGTTTCCAAGGAGAAGTAAATCTGCGTTGCAATGCCCATTTACAAAGTCGCCATCTCCAAAAATGGTGCAAGTTAGATGATCCTAGCCGCAATTTATTAGAAGCAGCAATTAGAAAATTAGGCTTATCAGCCAGAGCAAGCGATCGCATTCTCAAAGTAGCACGGACTATTGCAGATTTAGCAGGAGAAGATGAGCTAAAAACCAATCATGTAGCGGAAGCAATTCAGTATCGCACAATCGATAGAATGCAATGA
- a CDS encoding type I restriction endonuclease — protein sequence MTQTTAITEAITTLEDAENRFGFIRVENEQFFPEWYEGLSEITEAEKASVDVVRRRYLYHRAGGDLLEGTVILLLVSPILALSGFYDPPFRIKAESSVELVLDDGEEILRGRIDVLMLQDQLWVMVLESKKTTLSVWSALPQALAYMMANPNPSKPVFGMLTNGDDILFVKVTQTNTLQYDLSRVFAPFASAKELYAVLQILKRIGQLISSAF from the coding sequence ATGACACAAACGACAGCAATTACAGAAGCGATTACCACTCTTGAGGATGCAGAAAATCGATTTGGTTTTATCCGTGTTGAAAACGAGCAATTTTTCCCAGAGTGGTATGAGGGATTGTCTGAAATTACAGAAGCGGAAAAAGCCTCTGTAGATGTCGTGCGCCGTAGGTATCTTTATCACCGTGCGGGAGGTGATTTACTAGAAGGGACAGTCATATTGTTGTTAGTGTCACCAATACTTGCACTTTCTGGATTTTACGATCCTCCTTTCAGAATTAAGGCTGAATCATCCGTGGAACTAGTGCTAGATGATGGCGAGGAGATATTACGCGGAAGGATTGATGTTTTAATGTTACAAGATCAGTTGTGGGTGATGGTGTTAGAGTCAAAAAAAACTACACTCTCAGTTTGGTCAGCTTTACCGCAAGCCCTAGCTTATATGATGGCTAACCCTAACCCTAGTAAACCTGTGTTTGGGATGCTGACGAATGGAGACGATATTTTATTTGTGAAAGTGACGCAAACAAATACGCTACAGTACGATTTGTCAAGGGTTTTTGCGCCGTTTGCATCCGCGAAAGAACTGTATGCCGTTTTGCAAATTCTCAAGCGTATTGGTCAGTTAATTTCTTCTGCGTTCTAG
- a CDS encoding YihY/virulence factor BrkB family protein produces MNLRAIWKLLQETFKEWSEDKASRLAAALAYYTIFSIAPLLIIVIAIAGAVYGEEAARGQIVGQIQGLVGPDGAKFLETAIQNANKPQTGAIASIISVLVLLLGATGLFTELQDAMNTIWEVKPKPGRGVTNMIRLRFLSFAMVIGIGFLLLVSLVISTALAALVTYFSNLLPGVDFVWQILNFILSFAITTFLFGLIFKVLPDVKIAWSDVLVGAILTSFLFSIGRFLLGQYLGNGSFGSAYGAAGSLVVILAWVNYAAQILFFGAEFTQVYARRYGSGITPTKHAIPLSDNTKYDDTPTRQVSTNRKTSSNFINPLFQNFKKPKRLKQRRKNQRF; encoded by the coding sequence ATGAATTTGCGAGCAATTTGGAAATTATTACAAGAGACATTCAAAGAATGGAGTGAGGATAAAGCCTCAAGGTTAGCGGCGGCGTTAGCTTATTACACGATTTTTTCGATTGCACCGTTGCTAATTATTGTAATTGCGATCGCAGGTGCAGTGTATGGAGAGGAAGCGGCCAGGGGTCAAATCGTCGGACAAATTCAAGGTTTAGTCGGCCCAGATGGCGCAAAGTTTCTCGAAACAGCGATTCAGAATGCTAACAAACCACAGACAGGAGCGATCGCATCTATTATTAGCGTTCTAGTTTTGCTCTTAGGTGCTACTGGTTTATTTACTGAATTGCAAGATGCCATGAACACGATTTGGGAAGTGAAACCCAAACCTGGACGCGGCGTAACTAACATGATTCGCCTACGTTTTTTGTCCTTTGCAATGGTGATTGGGATTGGCTTTTTACTTTTAGTTTCTCTGGTAATTAGTACGGCGTTAGCAGCATTAGTAACATACTTTAGTAACTTGCTACCAGGTGTCGATTTTGTTTGGCAGATTCTCAATTTCATTCTCTCTTTTGCCATCACTACGTTCTTATTTGGACTAATTTTTAAAGTTCTCCCAGATGTCAAAATTGCTTGGAGTGACGTTTTAGTTGGAGCTATTCTCACCTCATTTTTGTTTTCTATCGGGAGATTTTTATTAGGACAATATTTGGGGAATGGTAGTTTTGGTTCAGCTTATGGTGCTGCTGGTTCATTGGTCGTTATTTTAGCTTGGGTTAACTATGCCGCACAGATTCTTTTCTTTGGTGCAGAGTTTACCCAAGTTTATGCCAGAAGATACGGTAGCGGCATAACTCCAACTAAACATGCCATACCTCTGTCTGATAACACGAAATATGATGACACTCCAACCAGGCAAGTATCCACTAATAGAAAGACATCTTCCAATTTTATTAACCCCTTATTTCAGAATTTTAAAAAGCCTAAGCGCTTAAAACAGAGAAGAAAAAATCAGCGATTTTAA
- a CDS encoding DUF421 domain-containing protein — MEKWFFINWHAIFVPSISVFELVIRGSLVYLALFSVLRLLPSRQLGTLGITDLLVVVLFAEAAQNAMASNYTSITEGAILVGTVIFWSYLLNWLGYKLPQFQRFLNPPPLLLVKNGRMIERHLQRELITDDELMSKLRQQGVEFLADVKFAYIEADGRISIIMSDSKTSSIPEQKVALKSDLH, encoded by the coding sequence ATGGAAAAATGGTTTTTCATCAATTGGCACGCAATTTTTGTTCCTAGCATCAGTGTCTTTGAGTTGGTTATCCGTGGTTCACTGGTCTACTTAGCGCTGTTCTCAGTGCTACGCCTACTTCCTAGCCGACAATTAGGAACGCTAGGAATTACTGATTTACTCGTAGTTGTGTTATTTGCGGAAGCTGCTCAAAATGCAATGGCAAGTAATTACACATCGATTACTGAAGGTGCGATTCTAGTCGGAACAGTGATTTTTTGGAGTTACTTGCTGAACTGGTTAGGCTACAAACTTCCCCAGTTCCAACGTTTCTTGAATCCGCCACCGCTGCTACTGGTAAAAAATGGTCGGATGATTGAACGTCATCTGCAACGAGAGTTAATTACAGATGATGAGTTGATGAGCAAGCTACGTCAGCAAGGTGTAGAATTTTTAGCTGATGTGAAGTTCGCGTATATAGAGGCTGATGGCAGGATTAGTATCATCATGTCGGATTCAAAAACTAGTTCTATCCCTGAGCAAAAAGTAGCGTTAAAAAGCGATCTACATTAA
- the purB gene encoding adenylosuccinate lyase translates to MIERYTLPEMANLWNEAYKLKTWLQVEIAVCEAQAELGYIPSEAVEEIKAKADFDPKRVLEIEAVVRHDVIAFLTNVNEYVGDAGRYIHLGLTSSDVLDTALALQLVASLDILLQRLEDLIQVIRQKAREHRHTVMAGRSHGIHAEPITFGFKLAGWLAEVLRHQERLIILRQTIAVGKISGAVGTYANIEPRVEAIACQKLGLKPDTASTQVISRDRHADYVQQLALVAATIERFAVEIRNLQKTDVLEVEEFFAKGQKGSSAMPHKRNPIRSERLTGMARLVRSHAGAALENVALWHERDISHSSVERVILPDACTLTHFMLSEITDLVKNLLVYPENMKRNLNCYGGVVFSQKVLLALIDKGSNREDAYAIVQESAHAAWNKPAGNFQDLISKDPRVTQKLSPEELEVCFDPQQHLRHLEEVYQRLGI, encoded by the coding sequence GTGATTGAGCGTTATACTTTGCCCGAAATGGCTAATCTGTGGAATGAAGCCTATAAACTAAAAACTTGGCTGCAAGTCGAAATTGCTGTTTGTGAGGCTCAAGCTGAACTTGGTTATATTCCATCTGAAGCTGTTGAAGAAATTAAAGCCAAAGCAGATTTTGACCCGAAGCGGGTGCTAGAAATTGAGGCTGTAGTCCGCCATGATGTCATTGCTTTCTTGACAAATGTCAATGAATATGTAGGCGATGCTGGACGCTATATTCACCTGGGTTTAACTAGTTCGGATGTTTTGGATACGGCTTTAGCACTGCAATTAGTTGCCAGCCTAGATATATTGTTGCAACGTCTAGAAGATTTGATTCAGGTAATTCGCCAAAAAGCACGGGAACATCGACATACAGTGATGGCTGGCCGATCGCATGGTATTCACGCTGAACCAATTACTTTTGGTTTTAAGCTAGCTGGTTGGTTAGCAGAGGTGCTGCGACATCAAGAACGCTTAATAATACTCCGGCAAACCATCGCTGTGGGTAAGATTTCTGGTGCGGTGGGAACTTATGCCAATATTGAACCCCGTGTAGAAGCGATCGCTTGCCAAAAACTCGGACTCAAACCCGATACAGCCTCAACACAAGTTATTTCCCGCGATCGCCACGCCGACTACGTGCAACAATTAGCCTTGGTAGCAGCCACCATTGAACGCTTTGCTGTAGAAATTCGCAATCTCCAAAAAACAGACGTTCTAGAAGTTGAAGAATTTTTCGCCAAAGGTCAAAAAGGCTCTTCAGCAATGCCACACAAGCGCAACCCCATTCGTTCGGAACGATTAACTGGAATGGCACGACTCGTCAGAAGTCATGCAGGTGCAGCTTTAGAAAACGTTGCCCTCTGGCATGAGCGGGATATTTCCCATAGTTCTGTAGAACGGGTAATTTTGCCAGATGCTTGCACTTTGACTCACTTCATGCTGTCAGAAATAACCGATTTAGTGAAAAACCTGTTGGTCTATCCTGAGAACATGAAACGGAATCTCAACTGTTACGGCGGCGTTGTGTTCAGCCAAAAAGTACTACTAGCTTTGATAGACAAGGGAAGCAACCGAGAAGATGCTTATGCGATCGTCCAAGAAAGCGCTCACGCCGCTTGGAACAAACCAGCAGGCAATTTTCAGGACTTGATTAGCAAAGACCCGCGTGTTACCCAAAAGTTGTCTCCAGAAGAATTAGAGGTTTGTTTTGACCCCCAGCAACATCTGCGGCATTTAGAAGAAGTTTACCAACGATTAGGAATTTAG
- a CDS encoding DUF4126 domain-containing protein produces MIEILATLSASAAAGMRIGIPLLIIGLLQGSDLWSQVPILSHISPPLLLGCLTSWSLIELFASKKLWGQRFLQLVQLFMSPIVGAIMGLGVATATATPNWLIAIIGGLLALVLQLVQVGWFYRLRGLPLWAVFLQDTLCIALVLFAFDAPWQGGLIALILLWFAVRSAKQWYDWYRQKS; encoded by the coding sequence ATGATTGAAATCCTAGCCACACTTTCTGCCTCTGCGGCAGCAGGAATGAGAATAGGCATACCTCTGCTGATTATTGGACTATTGCAAGGTAGTGACTTATGGTCACAAGTTCCAATTTTATCTCACATTTCTCCACCACTATTATTAGGTTGCCTCACCAGTTGGTCATTAATTGAATTATTCGCCTCAAAAAAGCTCTGGGGGCAAAGATTTTTACAACTGGTTCAGTTATTCATGTCTCCCATTGTCGGCGCAATTATGGGGTTAGGAGTAGCTACCGCAACAGCAACGCCAAACTGGTTGATTGCCATCATTGGAGGTTTGTTAGCTTTGGTACTCCAGCTAGTCCAGGTTGGTTGGTTCTATCGGTTACGTGGCTTACCATTGTGGGCAGTCTTTCTTCAAGATACCTTGTGCATTGCCCTGGTACTATTTGCCTTTGATGCTCCCTGGCAAGGAGGATTAATTGCTTTAATACTGCTTTGGTTCGCAGTTCGTAGTGCAAAGCAGTGGTATGACTGGTATCGACAGAAAAGTTAG